A single genomic interval of Labrus mixtus chromosome 6, fLabMix1.1, whole genome shotgun sequence harbors:
- the degs1 gene encoding sphingolipid delta(4)-desaturase DES1, with protein MGNRVAREDYEWVYTDQPHADRRKEILAKYPEIKSLMVPDPRLKWIVCMMVVIQFLAFYLVKDLDWKWVLFWTYAFGSCINHSMTLAIHEISHNTAFGNNKAMWNRYFAMFANLPIGLPYSASFKRYHLDHHRYLGGDGVDVDIPTEFEGWFFCTRFRKLIWIMLQPLFYAIRPLYINPKPITQLEVTNLAFQLTFDFLLFWLWGAKPVVYMLAGSMLGMGLHPISGHFIAEHYMFLKGHETYSYYGSLNLLTFNVGYHNEHHDFPSIPGRRLPMVKKIAAEYYDDLPQYSSWMKVLYDFIMDDALSPYSRVKRKLKGDVKQE; from the exons atgGGGAACAGGGTCGCCCGAGAGGACTACGAGTGGGTTTACACGGACCAGCCGCATGCCGACCGGAGGAAAGAGATCCTGG ccAAATACCCAGAAATCAAGTCATTGATGGTTCCTGACCCGAGGCTGAAATGGATTGTGTGCATGATGGTGGTCATACAGTTTTTAGCTTTCTACCTGGTCAAAGACTTGGACTGGAAATGGGTTTTGTTTTGGACTTATGCCTTTGGCAGCTGTATCAACCACTCAATGACCCTTGCTATTCATGAAATCTCCCACAACACAGCCTTTGGAAACAACAAGGCCATGTGGAATCGCTACTTTGCCATGTTTGCCAACCTGCCCATTGGCCTGCCCTATTCTGCATCTTTCAAACGCTATCACTTGGACCATCACCGATACCTGGGCGGGGATGGAGTGGATGTAGACATCCCAACTGAGTTTGAAGGCTGGTTTTTCTGCACACGCTTCCGTAAATTAATCTGGATTATGCTGCAGCCACTTTTCTATGCCATCCGACCTCTCTACATCAACCCAAAGCCCATCACCCAGCTGGAGGTGACCAATTTGGCCTTCCAGCTCACCTTTGACTTCCTGCTGTTCTGGCTTTGGGGGGCCAAGCCTGTGGTCTATATGCTGGCTGGCTCCATGCTGGGGATGGGACTGCACCCTATCTCTGGTCACTTCATAGCTGAGCACTACATGTTCCTCAAGGGCCATGAGACCTACTCCTACTATGGCTCCCTAAACCTGCTCACCTTCAATGTGGGATACCACAATGAGCACCATGACTTCCCCAGCATCCCAGGACGGAGGCTGCCCATG GTAAAGAAAATAGCAGCAGAATATTATGATGACCTGCCACAGTACTCTTCATGGATGAAGGTCCTGTACGATTTCATAATGGACGATGCCCTGAGCCCATACTCCCGTGTCAAGAGGAAGCTGAAGGGAGATGTCAAGCAGGAATAA